From Brochothrix thermosphacta DSM 20171 = FSL F6-1036, a single genomic window includes:
- a CDS encoding VOC family protein: MSLVKGHHHVSMFTKDARMNKQFYTEVLGLRLVKKTVNQDNPSMYHLFYGDTTGSVGTELSFFELPRAGHTTKGSNSISRIGLRVPSIESLTFWQRRFNSKNVIHDSITTYAGYSALPFEDPEGLELVLLVDENTTIPSSWHYWQHSPIAEKHSIMGIHIIETQVKRAERFGKMLTEVFEYEEKMSDEEGILYKNKAHGGSNIIVKKNEGSVQKPGKGSIHHFALAVESKEELVLIEQRVQQRGYHSSGIVNRYYFESLYFRELNGILIEVATMGPGFLIDSKEEQLGEKLDLPPFLEERRAEIEAGLSPLN, from the coding sequence ATGTCATTAGTAAAAGGTCATCACCATGTATCGATGTTTACAAAAGATGCACGAATGAATAAACAATTTTATACAGAAGTGTTAGGGTTAAGATTAGTGAAAAAAACAGTAAATCAAGATAACCCAAGTATGTATCATCTTTTTTATGGTGATACGACAGGCAGTGTGGGAACTGAACTTTCTTTTTTTGAATTACCTCGTGCAGGGCATACAACAAAAGGTAGCAATAGTATTAGCCGCATAGGTTTGCGAGTGCCATCAATCGAGAGTTTAACCTTTTGGCAAAGGCGTTTTAATTCCAAAAATGTGATTCATGATTCCATTACAACATATGCTGGGTATTCAGCATTGCCGTTTGAGGATCCTGAAGGTTTGGAATTGGTATTATTGGTTGATGAAAACACAACAATACCATCTAGCTGGCACTATTGGCAGCACTCTCCCATTGCTGAAAAACACTCTATTATGGGAATTCACATCATCGAAACTCAAGTGAAACGAGCCGAGCGATTTGGAAAAATGCTCACGGAAGTTTTTGAATATGAAGAAAAAATGAGTGATGAAGAAGGAATACTTTACAAAAATAAAGCACATGGTGGTAGTAATATCATCGTCAAAAAAAATGAAGGTTCCGTGCAAAAACCTGGCAAAGGAAGCATCCATCACTTTGCTTTAGCTGTAGAGAGCAAGGAAGAGTTAGTCCTAATTGAACAACGTGTTCAGCAAAGAGGTTATCATTCATCGGGTATTGTGAATCGTTATTACTTTGAGAGCCTTTATTTTAGGGAACTAAATGGTATTTTAATTGAAGTCGCAACGATGGGACCTGGTTTTTTAATCGATAGTAAAGAAGAGCAATTGGGAGAAAAACTAGATTTACCTCCGTTTTTAGAAGAGCGTAGAGCAGAAATAGAAGCAGGGTTATCCCCTTTAAATTAA
- a CDS encoding MarR family winged helix-turn-helix transcriptional regulator, translating into MEKNTLGSLIWLRIIRFTNISNQLSNEFLKEFGLTTAQFDVLVQIQVYKSITQMELAEKATVTQGGISRMLTRLEKEGYINRTQDWKTKYITLTESGEEIVNKAMPHQLKFQTSFFEDALTESEQKTLYQLMTKVHKNSLKKQ; encoded by the coding sequence ATGGAAAAAAACACATTAGGATCATTAATTTGGTTACGCATAATCCGCTTTACAAATATTAGTAATCAACTCTCTAATGAATTTTTAAAAGAATTCGGGCTAACAACTGCACAATTTGATGTACTTGTACAAATACAAGTATATAAATCAATTACACAGATGGAACTGGCAGAGAAAGCAACTGTAACTCAGGGTGGTATTTCAAGGATGTTAACGCGATTGGAAAAAGAAGGTTATATTAATCGTACACAGGATTGGAAAACAAAATACATCACTCTAACAGAAAGTGGCGAAGAAATCGTTAATAAGGCAATGCCGCATCAATTGAAATTTCAAACTTCATTTTTTGAAGACGCATTGACAGAATCAGAGCAAAAAACATTGTATCAGTTAATGACAAAAGTTCATAAGAACAGTTTAAAAAAACAATAA
- a CDS encoding ring-cleaving dioxygenase, translated as MNGLIGIHHVTAITSSAEKNYDFFTNVLGMRLVKKTVNQDDIQTYHLFFADDKGNAGTDMTFFDFPGIPKGEHGTNEISKTSFRVPTNASLEYWLERFERLNVTHKSIIERFGVRTLSFIDFDDQHYQLISDEHNTGVAAGTPWQAGPIPLEHAITGLGPIFIRTAHFDYMKEVLEKVFNFKEKAVSDFDHLFEVGEGGNGAQVIIEDNPLLPQARQGYGSVHHVAFRVENREVLEEWINHIQSYGLNTSGYVNRHFFESLYSQVAPQILFELATDGPGFMGDEPYETLGEKLSLPPFLEPKRTTIEKSVRPINTVRSTINYTKE; from the coding sequence ATGAACGGATTAATTGGGATTCATCATGTAACAGCTATTACAAGCAGTGCCGAAAAAAACTACGATTTTTTTACAAATGTATTAGGAATGCGTTTGGTTAAAAAAACAGTGAATCAAGATGATATCCAAACCTATCATTTGTTTTTTGCAGATGATAAAGGAAATGCGGGGACAGATATGACGTTCTTTGATTTCCCAGGTATTCCAAAAGGTGAACATGGTACAAACGAAATTTCAAAAACGTCTTTTCGTGTTCCAACAAATGCCTCATTAGAATATTGGTTAGAGCGTTTTGAGAGATTGAATGTTACACACAAATCAATCATCGAACGTTTTGGTGTACGTACGTTATCATTTATTGATTTTGACGACCAACACTATCAGTTGATTTCTGATGAACATAATACGGGTGTTGCTGCAGGCACGCCATGGCAAGCTGGTCCGATTCCATTGGAGCATGCAATTACAGGCTTAGGTCCGATTTTTATTCGCACAGCCCATTTTGATTATATGAAAGAAGTATTAGAAAAAGTATTTAACTTCAAAGAAAAAGCAGTATCTGATTTTGATCACCTTTTTGAAGTGGGTGAAGGAGGAAATGGTGCTCAAGTAATTATTGAGGACAATCCATTGTTACCACAAGCACGCCAAGGTTATGGTAGTGTGCATCATGTGGCATTCCGTGTGGAGAATCGTGAAGTTTTAGAAGAGTGGATCAATCATATTCAATCATATGGTTTAAACACATCAGGCTATGTTAATCGACATTTCTTCGAATCGTTGTACTCACAAGTCGCACCACAAATATTATTTGAATTAGCTACAGATGGTCCTGGCTTTATGGGGGATGAACCTTATGAGACACTCGGTGAAAAATTATCATTACCTCCATTCCTCGAACCAAAACGAACAACAATCGAAAAAAGTGTTCGTCCGATTAATACAGTTCGTAGCACAATTAACTACACAAAAGAGTAG
- a CDS encoding quinone oxidoreductase family protein — translation MNALIFEKFGSADVLEYRTNLPQPLLKSDEILLEMKSIGVNYADVYRRKGNYHLAGQPPFILGYEGSGIVAAIGKDVSHITIGDRIGFADVPYANAEYVAVPISKAIPLPEGISFDTAASMLLQGLTAQYLTEDSYSIKNNDTVLVHAAAGGVGQNLVQIAKMKGATVIGLTSSLEKAAIVSNIGADAVFLYKDEWVAQTLDFTANKGVSVVYESVGATLMSSFEATRIAGTVVFYGMAGGDPEPIDPRMLMDTSKTLTGGDLWNVLTTPTARQERANRLFNWLLEGHIKTPEPTVFALENGADAHRFLESRQSTGKLLLHP, via the coding sequence ATGAATGCATTAATTTTTGAAAAATTTGGTTCTGCTGACGTCTTAGAATACCGCACTAATTTACCCCAACCGTTGCTTAAATCTGATGAAATTTTATTAGAAATGAAAAGTATCGGCGTAAACTATGCAGATGTGTATCGACGCAAAGGAAACTATCATTTAGCTGGACAACCCCCTTTTATTCTAGGGTATGAAGGATCAGGAATCGTGGCTGCTATAGGAAAAGATGTCTCGCACATTACGATTGGAGATCGTATCGGCTTTGCTGATGTGCCTTATGCAAATGCAGAATACGTTGCTGTCCCTATTTCTAAAGCAATTCCCTTACCTGAAGGCATTTCATTTGATACAGCTGCAAGCATGCTACTACAAGGATTAACTGCTCAATATTTAACAGAAGATAGCTATAGTATAAAGAATAATGATACTGTGTTAGTTCATGCCGCAGCAGGCGGTGTTGGACAGAATTTAGTTCAAATTGCTAAAATGAAAGGCGCTACTGTTATTGGCTTAACTTCTTCCCTAGAAAAAGCAGCGATAGTTTCAAACATCGGTGCAGACGCTGTTTTCCTCTATAAGGATGAGTGGGTAGCTCAAACACTTGATTTCACTGCGAATAAAGGGGTTTCTGTTGTCTATGAATCTGTCGGAGCTACTTTAATGTCTAGTTTTGAGGCAACTCGTATTGCTGGAACTGTTGTTTTTTATGGCATGGCAGGTGGTGATCCAGAACCAATTGACCCTCGTATGTTAATGGATACATCCAAAACATTAACCGGTGGTGATTTGTGGAACGTGTTAACAACCCCAACGGCACGTCAAGAAAGAGCCAACCGTCTTTTCAATTGGTTACTAGAAGGACATATTAAAACACCTGAACCCACAGTCTTTGCATTAGAAAATGGAGCTGATGCACATCGCTTTTTAGAAAGTCGTCAAAGCACTGGTAAGTTATTACTTCATCCATAA
- a CDS encoding tetratricopeptide repeat protein → MKERLQAALDLRYKNNEKSNEMLVELVKKFPTDSVINYQCAWSFDLLSNEVAAIPLYEKAIMLGLKADVLEDALIGLGSSYRSIGKYDKALLTFETAIEKFPTNLVFQTFKSMTLYNLNDSKQAVEELLKILVKSTNDEHIKKYSKALLNYAADLNKIG, encoded by the coding sequence GTGAAAGAAAGATTACAAGCGGCACTGGACTTACGTTATAAAAATAATGAAAAATCGAATGAAATGCTTGTGGAATTAGTGAAAAAATTTCCAACTGATTCAGTGATTAATTATCAATGTGCTTGGAGTTTTGACCTTCTAAGTAATGAGGTAGCAGCGATTCCTTTGTATGAAAAAGCAATCATGTTAGGTTTGAAGGCGGATGTATTAGAAGATGCGTTAATTGGTTTAGGAAGTTCTTATCGTTCGATCGGGAAATATGATAAAGCGTTGCTGACTTTTGAAACAGCAATCGAAAAATTTCCAACTAATTTAGTTTTTCAGACATTTAAGAGCATGACTCTTTATAATTTAAATGACAGCAAACAAGCTGTTGAGGAGCTACTGAAAATATTAGTGAAATCAACCAATGATGAACATATAAAAAAATACAGTAAAGCATTACTTAACTATGCTGCTGATTTAAATAAGATTGGATAA
- a CDS encoding DUF2871 domain-containing protein — MRKLLMTSFVYCLLGLASGVYYREFTKYNDFTGDTQLSVIHTHLLMLGMFMFLIVLVLEKNFQIMSSKNFKLFYYLYNAGLIVTVTLFVIKGSITVLGGTTGSALAGMAGLGHILLTVGLMYLFIILFEKIKK, encoded by the coding sequence ATGAGAAAATTGTTAATGACGTCATTCGTTTATTGTTTATTAGGCCTGGCTTCAGGTGTGTATTATCGTGAGTTCACGAAGTACAATGATTTTACTGGGGATACGCAGTTAAGCGTTATCCATACACATTTACTAATGTTGGGAATGTTTATGTTTTTGATTGTTTTAGTATTGGAAAAAAACTTTCAAATTATGAGCAGCAAGAATTTTAAGTTGTTTTATTATCTTTATAATGCTGGTTTGATTGTGACAGTCACTTTGTTTGTGATTAAAGGCAGTATTACGGTTTTAGGTGGAACAACAGGGAGTGCTTTAGCTGGTATGGCAGGTTTAGGGCATATCTTGCTAACAGTGGGGCTCATGTATTTATTTATTATTTTATTTGAGAAAATTAAAAAGTAA
- a CDS encoding acryloyl-CoA reductase, whose product MTEKFKALIVDKQADSFKVGIEEITFADLPVEDVLVKVAYSSINYKDALATIPNGNIVKEYPFIPGVDIAGTVVSSKNAAFKAGDEVIALGYGIGVSHFGGYSEYAALPAEWVIPLPKGLTMKEAMIYGTAGFTAALSIDRLEANGLKPEQGEVLVTGATGGVGSMAVALLADKGYNVVASSGKAQQTAFLQKIGASSVVSREAVYDGKIKALGTQKWVGAVDTVGGEVLASLLSQIKYGGSVAASGLTAGTAVPTMVFPFILRGINLLGIDSVEFPSTDRRALWQRLATDLKPQNLEQLIDEEITLEDLPTVLPTLLKGQAVGRYLVKL is encoded by the coding sequence ATGACAGAAAAATTCAAAGCACTTATCGTTGATAAGCAAGCAGATTCTTTTAAAGTAGGTATTGAGGAAATTACTTTTGCAGACCTACCAGTAGAAGATGTGCTTGTTAAGGTGGCCTATTCAAGCATTAATTATAAAGATGCCTTAGCCACGATTCCGAATGGTAATATTGTGAAAGAGTATCCGTTTATTCCAGGTGTAGATATTGCTGGAACAGTCGTCTCATCAAAAAATGCCGCGTTTAAAGCAGGAGATGAAGTCATCGCATTGGGTTATGGAATTGGTGTTTCTCATTTCGGTGGTTACAGTGAATATGCAGCTTTACCTGCTGAATGGGTGATACCGTTACCGAAAGGATTAACCATGAAAGAAGCGATGATTTATGGCACAGCTGGGTTTACGGCTGCACTATCGATTGATCGTTTAGAAGCTAATGGTTTGAAACCAGAACAAGGAGAAGTACTGGTTACAGGTGCAACAGGCGGCGTTGGAAGTATGGCAGTCGCTTTACTAGCCGATAAAGGTTACAATGTCGTCGCTAGTTCGGGTAAAGCACAACAAACAGCGTTTCTTCAAAAAATTGGAGCAAGCTCAGTCGTTTCGCGTGAAGCGGTTTATGATGGGAAGATAAAAGCCTTAGGCACACAAAAATGGGTGGGCGCAGTTGATACAGTTGGTGGAGAAGTATTAGCCTCGCTTTTAAGTCAAATCAAGTATGGTGGCAGTGTAGCAGCAAGTGGATTAACAGCAGGAACTGCCGTGCCAACGATGGTTTTCCCCTTCATTTTACGGGGGATTAATCTATTGGGAATTGATTCAGTTGAATTTCCAAGCACAGACCGACGCGCTTTGTGGCAACGTTTAGCGACTGATTTAAAACCACAAAATTTGGAACAGTTGATTGATGAAGAAATTACATTAGAAGATTTACCAACAGTATTGCCAACCTTATTAAAAGGGCAAGCAGTTGGACGGTACCTTGTGAAACTGTGA
- a CDS encoding GNAT family N-acetyltransferase yields MKAYTPSYQKHIEAYQLLEEHQRFTELPTVCVQKAKDDSQRFSVLTISDEQLVTFFSLSVGDAVQIYTENSNAILLRSFSTDSNYQGRGYAKQSLMALPFYLEKHFPNITEIILLVNCLNHPAIKLYQACGFKDTTQRIRGIKGEQMVYSRKMVHKIEGGS; encoded by the coding sequence TTGAAAGCCTATACACCTAGTTATCAGAAACACATTGAAGCTTATCAACTATTAGAAGAACATCAGCGGTTTACTGAATTGCCGACCGTTTGTGTGCAAAAGGCAAAGGACGATAGTCAACGTTTTTCTGTCTTAACAATCAGTGATGAACAGCTTGTTACTTTTTTTAGTTTGTCAGTTGGAGACGCAGTCCAAATTTATACAGAAAATTCGAATGCTATTCTTTTGCGTTCTTTTTCTACCGATTCAAATTATCAGGGAAGAGGGTACGCCAAACAGTCATTGATGGCATTGCCATTCTACCTTGAAAAGCACTTTCCGAACATTACTGAAATTATATTACTGGTTAATTGTCTGAACCATCCAGCAATCAAATTATATCAAGCGTGCGGTTTTAAAGATACAACGCAACGTATTAGGGGTATAAAAGGTGAGCAAATGGTTTATAGTCGTAAGATGGTACATAAAATTGAAGGAGGCAGCTAA
- a CDS encoding MFS transporter yields MGEKQQRLPWAPLLALALSGFICILTETLPAGLLLPMSDSLAISEGRVGQLITVFAIGSVLTAMPLTALTQTWSRKPLLLACIAGFLLFNSITAIATNYTVLLIARFLVGVVAGVLWGIVAIYARRLVPYELKGRAMAVAMLGTPLALALGVPIGTFFGNLVGWRFIFAAISVIAAGLLIWISLNMPNFEGQPVGQRTTLKQVLLLPGVRSVLFVTFTWMLAHNILYSYIGPYLTLGGLEARVDVMLFIFGVTTIVGLFLVGVLIDRHLRILVLSSLTIFALGALLFGLYTTTPILIGISMGLWGLTFGVAPTLLQTAIADVGQASANVAQSMLVTAWNSGIGIAGIIGALLLNDYGAASFAWVMLVLILGALVVSGAASKAGFSK; encoded by the coding sequence ATGGGAGAAAAGCAACAACGTTTACCTTGGGCGCCATTATTGGCTTTGGCATTATCAGGTTTTATTTGTATTTTAACAGAGACATTACCGGCGGGCTTATTATTACCTATGAGCGATAGTCTAGCTATATCGGAAGGAAGAGTAGGTCAACTTATCACAGTCTTTGCGATAGGATCAGTTCTTACAGCAATGCCATTAACAGCATTAACACAAACTTGGTCTCGTAAACCACTATTATTAGCTTGTATCGCTGGTTTTTTACTTTTCAATAGCATTACAGCTATCGCTACAAATTATACCGTGTTATTAATCGCACGCTTTTTAGTGGGTGTTGTAGCGGGTGTTTTGTGGGGGATTGTTGCCATTTATGCACGACGTTTAGTCCCTTATGAATTAAAGGGACGCGCGATGGCTGTGGCGATGTTGGGAACGCCACTAGCTTTAGCATTAGGCGTCCCAATAGGTACCTTTTTTGGTAATCTAGTAGGCTGGCGATTTATCTTTGCTGCTATATCAGTTATAGCAGCTGGTTTATTGATATGGATTAGTCTTAACATGCCTAATTTTGAGGGACAACCCGTCGGACAACGTACGACGTTAAAACAAGTTTTATTATTGCCGGGCGTGCGGAGTGTTCTATTTGTTACCTTTACTTGGATGCTTGCGCATAATATCCTTTACAGCTATATTGGGCCTTATCTCACTTTAGGTGGACTGGAAGCGCGTGTAGATGTGATGCTCTTTATTTTTGGTGTTACTACAATCGTAGGCTTGTTTTTAGTGGGGGTATTAATCGATCGACATTTACGAATATTGGTGTTGAGTTCATTAACTATCTTTGCTTTGGGCGCACTTTTATTTGGGTTGTATACGACAACACCTATACTAATTGGTATTTCAATGGGATTATGGGGATTAACTTTTGGTGTCGCACCGACATTACTACAAACAGCGATTGCTGATGTTGGTCAAGCATCGGCTAATGTGGCACAGTCCATGCTAGTCACAGCATGGAATTCAGGAATTGGTATTGCTGGGATTATTGGTGCGTTGTTGTTAAATGACTATGGCGCTGCTTCTTTTGCATGGGTAATGTTGGTACTTATATTAGGGGCATTGGTTGTTTCTGGCGCAGCCTCTAAAGCCGGTTTTTCTAAGTGA
- a CDS encoding Lrp/AsnC family transcriptional regulator: MDTIDKEILKHLQTDARLSMTAIGKRVNLSQPAVTERIKRLEEQAIIDSYQAVINHEKIGKPLVAFIMFRTYSCDNFLAFCETCPEISECHRISGEYNYLIKAVVSETKAIERLENELIPFGCASTLVSLSSPIPSKILLPEDAFLKH, from the coding sequence ATGGATACTATTGATAAAGAAATACTAAAACACTTACAAACAGACGCTCGTCTTTCAATGACAGCCATTGGGAAACGCGTTAATTTATCACAACCCGCTGTAACCGAGCGTATTAAACGTTTAGAAGAACAAGCAATCATTGATTCTTACCAAGCTGTCATCAACCATGAAAAAATTGGCAAACCACTCGTGGCATTTATTATGTTCCGCACATACAGTTGCGATAACTTTTTGGCATTTTGTGAAACCTGCCCAGAAATCAGTGAATGTCATCGTATTAGTGGTGAATATAACTATTTAATAAAGGCTGTGGTGAGTGAAACAAAAGCGATAGAACGATTGGAAAATGAGTTGATTCCATTCGGATGTGCCTCAACACTTGTATCATTATCCTCACCGATTCCTTCCAAAATTTTACTACCTGAAGATGCGTTTTTAAAACATTAA
- a CDS encoding NAD(P)/FAD-dependent oxidoreductase — MEKFEVAIIGGGAAGLSAALYLGISLKKVVVFDNSTNRNRVTQKSHGFLTRDGITPSELRDKARQDVDAYENVRVVSETVIELKQTMAHQFLIETTAGGRCLAERVVLATGIQERFSMKLPIKQYYGRSLFSCPYCDAYPLRDKALVVIAENEGTIRHLGQLVSNWTNDLIIATNGQPVSNETNDLFERHGIEIETTPIASLIGKEGMLEAITFTTGRSIERQGGFVVPDYERSVTFAEELGCDFDNNQQIITDDQGRTTIPHLYVAGEYRTLKSSSLMLAAADGNLVATAVNMDSISAKYQKSL, encoded by the coding sequence ATGGAGAAATTTGAAGTTGCAATTATTGGTGGTGGCGCGGCTGGCTTAAGTGCAGCGCTCTATTTGGGTATATCATTAAAAAAAGTCGTCGTGTTTGATAATAGTACCAATCGTAACCGTGTGACACAAAAATCACATGGCTTTTTAACACGTGATGGTATTACGCCAAGCGAGTTGCGTGATAAGGCACGTCAAGATGTTGACGCCTACGAGAATGTGAGGGTGGTTTCTGAAACAGTTATAGAGCTGAAACAGACCATGGCTCATCAGTTTTTGATTGAAACCACTGCAGGTGGACGTTGTTTAGCAGAACGTGTGGTATTGGCAACTGGTATTCAAGAACGTTTTTCGATGAAATTACCGATCAAACAATATTATGGGCGTTCTTTATTCAGTTGCCCCTACTGTGATGCTTACCCTTTGCGAGATAAAGCACTTGTTGTGATTGCAGAGAATGAAGGCACTATTCGTCATCTTGGACAGTTAGTGAGTAATTGGACAAATGATTTAATTATCGCTACTAATGGACAGCCTGTATCAAATGAAACTAACGATTTGTTTGAAAGGCATGGTATAGAAATTGAGACCACGCCAATTGCTAGTTTAATAGGCAAAGAGGGGATGTTAGAAGCGATAACTTTTACAACAGGACGTAGCATTGAGCGCCAAGGTGGTTTTGTTGTGCCTGACTATGAACGTTCGGTTACTTTTGCTGAAGAACTTGGGTGTGATTTTGATAATAACCAACAAATTATTACAGATGATCAAGGACGAACAACAATCCCTCATCTTTATGTTGCTGGTGAATACAGAACATTAAAGTCCAGTTCATTGATGCTTGCAGCAGCAGATGGTAATCTAGTGGCTACGGCAGTTAATATGGATTCAATCAGTGCTAAATATCAAAAAAGTCTATAA
- a CDS encoding RrF2 family transcriptional regulator: MKYSKATNYALHAMLSLANKTEKTSIGVQSLATELSVSTTYLSKILAKLVKEGLVLSSSGAQGGYSLAANKNDVSFLDVIQAIEGKASLFECDPQHGEHCLVHQVMLEAETEMERQLKQKRIIDVAHQIK, translated from the coding sequence ATGAAGTATTCGAAAGCGACAAACTATGCATTACATGCCATGCTCTCCTTAGCAAATAAAACAGAGAAAACAAGTATTGGGGTGCAAAGCTTAGCGACTGAATTAAGTGTATCAACGACGTACTTATCAAAAATATTAGCAAAGTTAGTAAAAGAAGGATTAGTTCTTTCAAGTTCTGGCGCACAGGGTGGTTATAGTTTAGCTGCAAATAAAAATGATGTCTCTTTTCTCGATGTGATTCAAGCAATTGAAGGGAAAGCATCATTATTTGAATGTGATCCACAGCATGGTGAACATTGTTTGGTACATCAAGTGATGCTTGAAGCAGAGACTGAAATGGAACGGCAGCTTAAACAAAAACGAATTATCGATGTTGCCCATCAAATAAAATAA
- a CDS encoding NADP-dependent oxidoreductase translates to MKAMQISQYGKDEKVILTEVKTPAVGAHDILIEVYAASVNPVDYKLRDGALKAVRPKKLPLTLGNDFAGIITKIGVEVTRFKEGDAVYGAASADRWGSFAEYFVVGEQYAALKPSNLSFTEAASLPLTALTAYQALTEWLDVQPSQKIFIPGGAGGVGVVAIPIAKHLGAYVATTGSPRGRELINSLHPDLFIDYQTTDFSKQLTNYDGVFDTRGGDDLIKAFSILKPKGKIVSIAGIPDKAFAKREELPQAIQLALAINARKVHSLAKKHEVSYHYFMKRADGIQLEKITHLIEKGVIKPIIDKIFTFEETQAALDYVEAGKTKGKVVITVKGHLSGS, encoded by the coding sequence ATGAAAGCAATGCAAATTAGTCAATACGGCAAAGATGAAAAAGTTATTTTAACAGAGGTAAAAACACCTGCTGTTGGCGCTCATGATATTTTAATTGAAGTCTATGCGGCTAGCGTGAACCCTGTTGATTACAAATTACGTGACGGTGCATTAAAAGCTGTGCGTCCTAAAAAATTGCCCTTAACATTAGGCAATGATTTTGCTGGTATTATTACGAAGATTGGTGTAGAGGTGACACGTTTTAAAGAGGGTGATGCAGTTTATGGGGCAGCGAGTGCCGACCGTTGGGGCAGTTTTGCAGAGTATTTTGTCGTTGGAGAACAATACGCGGCTTTGAAACCAAGTAATCTCAGCTTTACAGAAGCCGCTTCATTACCACTGACAGCATTAACGGCTTATCAAGCTTTAACTGAATGGTTGGATGTTCAACCCAGTCAAAAAATCTTTATTCCAGGGGGTGCTGGTGGTGTGGGTGTTGTTGCGATTCCAATCGCAAAACACTTAGGTGCTTATGTGGCGACAACAGGTAGTCCACGAGGGCGCGAATTGATAAACTCATTACATCCTGACCTTTTTATCGATTATCAAACAACTGATTTTAGCAAACAATTAACTAATTATGATGGTGTATTTGATACACGAGGTGGCGATGATCTTATCAAGGCTTTTTCAATTCTCAAGCCAAAAGGAAAAATCGTTTCAATTGCAGGCATACCTGATAAAGCTTTTGCTAAAAGAGAAGAGTTGCCACAAGCGATTCAGTTAGCGCTTGCAATTAATGCACGCAAAGTGCACTCATTAGCGAAGAAACATGAGGTGAGCTATCACTATTTTATGAAACGTGCCGACGGTATTCAATTGGAAAAAATTACTCATTTGATAGAAAAAGGTGTCATCAAACCTATTATAGATAAAATTTTCACTTTTGAAGAGACACAGGCTGCGTTGGATTATGTTGAGGCTGGTAAGACGAAAGGAAAAGTCGTTATTACAGTAAAGGGGCATCTTTCGGGAAGTTAG